A genomic window from Streptomyces mirabilis includes:
- a CDS encoding DUF6126 family protein, whose protein sequence is MSGRAEATERRKSKRGERKAKNGEWRIERGVAIRAGFYIFGTHLFAGFVWLLFYLGEHAHK, encoded by the coding sequence GTGAGTGGTAGAGCTGAGGCGACCGAGCGGCGGAAAAGCAAGCGGGGCGAGCGGAAGGCCAAGAACGGGGAGTGGCGGATCGAGCGCGGTGTCGCGATCCGGGCGGGCTTTTACATCTTCGGCACCCATCTGTTCGCCGGGTTCGTGTGGCTGCTCTTCTACCTGGGCGAGCACGCGCACAAGTGA
- a CDS encoding DUF6417 family protein codes for MAALRVFVGLTGRLRVPPADRLAEQVRTASCDHGIKRWRLYLTQEQMDSVAYALWLHRMTGSAAEANRLAREYGVAHTPSPAGPYRPALGAVVTAAPGKAAPCGRGPAGASDVDGLVGAVAEALGERMQATRCAVAHSAFGCASWRGPRPVC; via the coding sequence ATGGCCGCACTGCGAGTGTTCGTCGGCCTCACCGGCCGGCTCCGGGTGCCGCCGGCCGACAGGCTGGCGGAGCAGGTCCGTACGGCCTCGTGCGATCACGGGATCAAGCGGTGGCGGCTGTATCTGACACAGGAGCAGATGGATTCGGTGGCGTACGCGTTGTGGCTGCACCGGATGACCGGCTCCGCCGCGGAGGCCAACCGCCTTGCCCGCGAATACGGCGTCGCACACACCCCGTCTCCAGCCGGCCCGTACCGGCCGGCACTCGGCGCCGTCGTGACGGCGGCGCCGGGCAAGGCCGCGCCCTGTGGGCGGGGGCCGGCGGGCGCGAGTGACGTGGATGGGCTGGTCGGGGCGGTGGCTGAGGCCCTCGGTGAGCGGATGCAGGCGACGCGCTGCGCGGTGGCGCACTCCGCATTCGGTTGTGCTTCTTGGCGCGGGCCCCGGCCGGTGTGCTGA
- a CDS encoding PP2C family protein-serine/threonine phosphatase: protein MQQLPAELDSPAARLVLKGSSVLLVHLVAHGGALGFLVFGRKPDRPAFVAADLTACEEVAERAAVALHNARIHSDEATASAVLQRSLLPTPPPRLPGVEIAYRYHPSSHTTQVGGDWFDVIPLPGHRVGLVIGDVAGHGLHAAVVMGQLRTAVRTLATLDLPPGRLLAQLDAFAQHLGHTQLATCLYCVYDPTTGRSILASAGHLPPVLVGPDGSNDLLKVPVGAPIGVGSVTFDTLELLTDPGSLLLLCTDGLVETRGQDIEEALHALGRRLTAQHSSLEDTCEALMRCQHPEGHHDDITVLMARLNGIPCDSLRK, encoded by the coding sequence TTGCAGCAACTTCCGGCGGAGCTCGACAGCCCGGCCGCCCGGTTGGTGCTGAAGGGCTCCTCCGTCCTGCTGGTGCATCTGGTGGCGCACGGTGGGGCCCTCGGCTTCCTGGTGTTCGGGCGCAAACCCGACCGTCCCGCTTTCGTCGCCGCGGACCTGACAGCCTGTGAGGAGGTGGCCGAGCGGGCGGCCGTGGCCCTGCACAACGCCCGGATCCACAGCGACGAAGCGACGGCCTCCGCGGTGCTGCAGCGCAGCCTGCTTCCCACGCCGCCTCCTCGCCTGCCAGGGGTGGAGATCGCCTACCGGTATCACCCCAGCAGTCACACCACGCAGGTCGGAGGCGACTGGTTTGACGTGATCCCCCTGCCGGGCCACCGAGTCGGACTCGTCATCGGCGACGTGGCAGGTCACGGCCTGCACGCAGCGGTCGTCATGGGACAGCTGCGCACGGCGGTCAGGACCCTCGCCACTTTGGACCTGCCCCCCGGGCGGCTACTTGCCCAGCTCGACGCCTTCGCACAGCACCTGGGCCATACCCAGCTGGCCACCTGTCTGTACTGCGTCTACGACCCGACGACCGGCCGCTCCATTCTCGCCAGCGCCGGCCACCTTCCGCCAGTCCTCGTGGGGCCCGACGGCAGCAATGATCTGCTGAAGGTCCCGGTCGGCGCACCCATCGGAGTGGGCAGCGTCACCTTCGACACCCTGGAACTGCTCACGGACCCCGGCAGCCTCCTCCTGCTGTGCACCGACGGCCTGGTGGAGACCCGCGGGCAGGACATCGAGGAGGCACTCCACGCGCTCGGCCGCAGACTCACCGCCCAGCACTCGTCGCTGGAGGACACCTGTGAGGCACTGATGCGGTGCCAGCATCCCGAGGGTCACCACGACGACATCACCGTCCTCATGGCCCGCCTGAACGGGATTCCATGCGATTCTCTGCGGAAGTAG
- a CDS encoding metalloregulator ArsR/SmtB family transcription factor, which yields MQVPLHEAKAEFFRMLGHPVRIRVLELLQDGPKPVRDLLTAIEVEPSNLSQQLAVLRRSGIVTATRTGSTVVYELAGGDVAELLAAARRILSVLAAGRRDLLDELRVTEPAP from the coding sequence ATGCAGGTGCCGCTGCACGAGGCGAAGGCGGAGTTCTTCCGGATGCTCGGGCATCCGGTGCGGATAAGGGTGCTGGAGCTGTTGCAGGACGGGCCGAAGCCGGTGCGTGACCTACTGACGGCGATCGAGGTCGAGCCGTCGAACCTCTCGCAGCAGCTGGCGGTTCTGCGCCGCTCGGGGATCGTCACCGCCACCCGCACCGGCTCCACCGTGGTGTACGAGCTGGCGGGCGGGGACGTGGCCGAGCTGCTGGCCGCGGCGCGCCGGATCCTGTCCGTTCTGGCGGCGGGCCGTCGGGATTTGCTGGATGAGCTGCGTGTCACGGAGCCGGCGCCGTGA
- a CDS encoding IS5 family transposase (programmed frameshift), whose product MERLVPDELWELFERVVPPAPTRPQGGGRRRYGDREVLAAIVFVATSGCTWKQLPPSFGPSGPTAHRRFGEWSRARVWAKLHRLVLDELGARGNLDWSRCAIDSVNMRALRGDLTGPNPVDRGKKGSKIHLITERTGLPLSVGISAANLHDSQALEPLVRGIPPIRSRRGPRRRKPAKLHADKGYDYDHLRRWLRKRGITHRIARNGIESSTRPGRHRWTIEHTMARLAGCRRLHRRYERKAEHFLALTAIACTLICYRRLTK is encoded by the exons GTGGAGCGTCTGGTGCCGGATGAGTTGTGGGAGTTGTTCGAGCGGGTGGTGCCGCCCGCTCCGACGCGGCCTCAGGGCGGTGGCCGGCGGCGGTACGGGGATCGTGAGGTGCTGGCCGCGATTGTGTTCGTGGCCACGTCGGGGTGCACCTGGAAGCAACTGCCGCCGTCGTTCGGCCCGTCGGGGCCGACCGCGCACCGCCGGTTCGGCGAGTGGAGCAGGGCGCGGGTCTGGGCCAAGCTGCACCGCCTGGTGCTGGACGAACTCGGCGCCCGCGGGAACCTGGACTGGTCGAGGTGCGCGATCGACTCGGTGAACATGCGGGCCCTG AGGGGGGATCTGACAGGTCCGAATCCTGTCGACCGGGGCAAGAAAGGCTCGAAGATCCACCTGATCACGGAGCGGACCGGTTTACCCCTCTCCGTCGGTATCTCGGCCGCCAACCTGCACGACAGTCAGGCGCTGGAGCCACTCGTGCGCGGGATCCCGCCGATCCGCTCCCGCCGCGGCCCACGCCGACGTAAGCCCGCCAAGCTGCACGCCGACAAGGGCTACGACTACGACCACCTGCGTCGATGGCTGCGCAAGCGCGGCATCACCCACCGCATCGCACGCAACGGCATCGAATCCTCCACACGGCCGGGCCGCCACCGCTGGACGATCGAGCACACCATGGCCCGGCTCGCCGGCTGCCGTCGGCTCCACCGCCGCTACGAGCGCAAGGCCGAACACTTCCTGGCCCTCACCGCCATCGCCTGCACCCTCATTTGCTACCGCCGACTCACCAAATGA
- a CDS encoding DinB family protein, whose protein sequence is MIDEFAKGNLHERLRRDRKALLWKLDGLSEYDARRPLTATGTNLLGLVKHVATVEARYFGEVFDRPSPEQLPRWQDSNGSDLWATEDETRDQVIGFYQRTWDHSDATINELPLDAPGHVPWWPEPYADTSLFAIMVHVLGESIRHAGHADILREGLDGRTGLRAELEKQIDEEARAAYCAKIEQAARSAAPIEAY, encoded by the coding sequence ATGATCGATGAATTCGCGAAAGGCAACCTGCACGAGAGACTGCGGCGCGATCGCAAGGCGCTGCTCTGGAAACTCGACGGCTTGTCCGAATACGACGCCCGCCGACCTTTGACAGCGACCGGGACCAACCTCCTCGGCCTGGTCAAACACGTGGCCACCGTCGAAGCCAGGTACTTCGGCGAGGTCTTCGACCGCCCTTCCCCGGAACAGCTGCCCCGGTGGCAGGACTCCAACGGCAGCGATCTGTGGGCGACCGAGGACGAGACCCGCGATCAGGTCATCGGGTTCTACCAGCGCACGTGGGACCACTCGGACGCGACGATCAATGAGCTTCCCCTTGACGCCCCCGGTCACGTGCCGTGGTGGCCGGAGCCCTATGCCGACACGAGCCTGTTCGCCATCATGGTCCATGTCCTCGGCGAGTCCATCCGGCATGCCGGGCACGCCGATATCCTGCGCGAGGGCCTCGACGGCCGGACCGGGCTGCGCGCCGAACTCGAGAAGCAGATCGACGAGGAAGCCCGTGCAGCCTACTGCGCGAAGATCGAGCAGGCCGCCAGGTCGGCCGCACCAATCGAGGCTTACTGA
- a CDS encoding ArsR/SmtB family transcription factor, whose product MSTPLYQLKAEFFKTLGHPARIRVLELLSEREHAVAEMLPEVGIEAAHLSQQLAVLRRANLVVTRKEGSTVYYSLTSPYIAELLRVARTILSGVLAGQAELLADLQAAQTQAKPPS is encoded by the coding sequence ATGAGTACGCCGCTGTACCAACTGAAGGCCGAGTTCTTCAAGACGCTCGGCCACCCGGCGCGCATCCGGGTCCTGGAGCTGCTGAGCGAGCGCGAGCACGCGGTCGCGGAGATGCTCCCGGAGGTAGGGATCGAAGCAGCGCATCTGTCGCAGCAGCTCGCGGTGCTGCGGAGGGCGAACCTGGTGGTGACCCGTAAAGAGGGATCGACGGTGTATTACTCGCTGACCAGCCCGTATATCGCCGAGCTGCTCAGGGTCGCCCGCACCATCCTGTCCGGCGTGCTCGCCGGACAAGCCGAGCTCCTCGCCGATCTGCAGGCCGCCCAGACCCAGGCGAAACCGCCGTCGTGA
- a CDS encoding SRPBCC family protein, producing MSTLEEHVDVGVPIDKAWDDLHRVENYPRFVEGVREVRTEAGGRARLDVEAGGRARVFEAEISDRKGERVMEWHTTSDPELVGSFSLQPTNENRTRVQARLEYDPDAIRETFGGQRGFAQVHAIERLVRSDLEHFKECVEQGG from the coding sequence ATGAGCACCCTCGAAGAACACGTCGACGTTGGAGTGCCGATCGACAAGGCTTGGGACGACCTCCACCGCGTGGAGAACTATCCGCGGTTCGTAGAAGGAGTGCGCGAGGTCCGTACGGAGGCGGGTGGTCGAGCGCGTCTGGACGTCGAGGCCGGCGGCCGGGCCCGGGTGTTCGAGGCCGAGATCTCCGATCGCAAGGGGGAACGCGTGATGGAGTGGCACACCACCAGCGACCCCGAACTGGTGGGTTCCTTCTCGCTGCAGCCGACCAACGAGAACCGCACCCGGGTCCAGGCACGGCTCGAGTACGACCCCGACGCGATCAGGGAGACCTTCGGCGGGCAGAGGGGATTCGCCCAGGTGCACGCGATCGAACGGCTCGTTCGCAGCGATCTGGAGCATTTCAAGGAGTGCGTGGAACAAGGGGGTTGA
- a CDS encoding caspase family protein: protein MNGDDPVRRFLIATAVAHYAKAPRWDRPSLVHARERIIELFTGTLGYTLVDDLGLDPTREQLTSRLRAFCRAPDRRPDDVLAVYVAAHGEVLQGSEDHVLLTADTDPDDVADALPTAELARRMLLDTPVRRLLLMLDTCYSGQGGNELTAAALTRMTRHWAGEAGTGLVVITSAQPVEQASVGAFPRLLGDAVVDVSTAGHAPSTLPLDTVVKAMNANPARPRFQMIGSAMAALTGEVPPFLPNPRRDTRPSGVDLAIQQAVEWDAEARRRDGEFRATLLVRAKGGDGWWFSGRVAALRDIARWLAEPDPARPLLAVTAAPGSGKTAVLGLVSTLTHPDRRPMVPVDTIGLPPDAVPAVGAVDVAVYAQNLTTDQVLRGIAAGARVPAETPGALLDALTTPVTVLIDALDEAADPHDLVLRLLRPLADHAAGRLRLLVGTRPHLLADLGLRRDGSVDLDASRYADLDALTAYSARCLRESAAESPYRDRPHATAAVAAAVAAAATPSFLVARITSGTLAADTAIPDWRDPVWRAALPRLPGPAMRHDLVTRLGGDAERVRDLLRPLAFAEGQGLPWEDIWAPLAARLAGTGYGDEDLQWLRRHAGSYVVEAVEAHRSAYRLYHQALAEHLREGVDAVAAHGAFTEVLLSRVPLDHTGERLWSRAHPYLLRHLATHAARCGRLDELVADPGYLAHAEPDELLPALDHVTTPGARLVRSVYRASSGVHRRLPPQRRRLVLATDAARFGATELHRALVPPLRWFPRWATGQQISSALRATLVGGDKPVTASACTVLDGRPVAVTTGHDCVVRLWDLDTGAVRATLTGHTDTVDAVACTVVDGRPLVVTAGRDAELRVWNPATGAVWSTPTGHGRHLNTVACAELDGRPVAVVGGPALEVWDVHSSTRVAAYACSVDALACTVLDGRPVAVVATHSNVLVVDLATGAQRRITDDFLGGHGFRAVACTVLHGRPVAVSGSTDGSVRVWDLHSAEEALALIGHENTVTSVDCKVIDGETVAVTGGIDGTVRVWGLVTGESRAVMAGHEHFVSSVTCTVHSGQPVAVSTGLDGTVRVWDLTASVRARLPAAGHTSDIGAVATAVVDGVAVAVTAGHDDVVRVWELDTGRLRVTLTGHRSAVYAAACAVVAGQPVAITGGDDETVRVWDLASGTPASTFTGHRGPVRGIACTTLAGRPVAVSAGAYHDSLFVWWLDTGEVCREIHTRHEIAVNGIACSGVGGRPLAVSVGYDGTAWVWDLTTGTRRAALTGHDGTVEAVACGSVDGRPVAVTGGQDTYVRVWDLTTGAALHALAGHERPIAAIDCRALDGVPTALSVDSGGSVRFWDLRNGTQRDAFDVAGMIRGALCVGPRGEIVVGTGWDLVVFDRAEPSSTV, encoded by the coding sequence GTGAACGGTGACGACCCGGTACGGCGGTTCCTGATCGCGACCGCGGTGGCGCACTACGCGAAGGCGCCGCGGTGGGACCGGCCCAGCCTCGTACACGCGCGGGAGCGGATCATCGAGCTGTTCACCGGCACTCTCGGCTACACCCTCGTCGACGACCTCGGCCTCGACCCGACCCGCGAGCAGCTCACCAGCCGGCTCCGCGCCTTCTGCCGCGCCCCCGACCGGCGGCCGGACGACGTGCTCGCGGTGTACGTCGCGGCGCATGGTGAGGTGCTCCAGGGCAGCGAAGACCACGTCCTGCTCACCGCGGACACCGACCCGGACGACGTCGCCGACGCCCTGCCCACGGCGGAACTGGCCCGGCGAATGCTGCTCGACACCCCCGTGCGGCGGCTGCTGCTGATGCTCGACACCTGCTACTCCGGCCAGGGCGGCAACGAGCTGACGGCCGCAGCGCTCACCAGGATGACCCGGCACTGGGCGGGCGAGGCAGGCACAGGGCTCGTGGTCATCACCTCCGCCCAGCCCGTGGAACAGGCGAGCGTCGGCGCGTTCCCCCGACTGCTGGGTGACGCCGTCGTGGACGTCTCAACCGCGGGCCACGCGCCGTCCACCCTGCCGCTGGACACGGTGGTCAAGGCGATGAACGCCAACCCGGCCCGGCCGCGCTTCCAGATGATCGGCTCGGCGATGGCCGCGCTCACCGGCGAGGTGCCGCCGTTCCTGCCCAACCCGCGCCGCGACACCCGCCCGTCGGGCGTGGACCTCGCAATCCAGCAGGCCGTGGAGTGGGACGCCGAGGCGCGGCGGCGGGACGGCGAGTTCCGCGCCACCCTGCTGGTCCGGGCCAAGGGCGGGGACGGGTGGTGGTTCTCCGGGCGGGTGGCCGCCCTGCGCGACATCGCACGCTGGCTCGCCGAGCCCGACCCGGCGCGACCGCTCCTCGCGGTGACCGCCGCGCCCGGGTCCGGCAAGACCGCGGTCCTCGGCCTCGTCTCGACGCTGACCCACCCGGACCGGCGTCCCATGGTGCCCGTCGACACGATCGGCCTGCCGCCGGACGCCGTCCCCGCCGTCGGAGCGGTCGACGTCGCCGTGTACGCGCAGAACCTGACCACCGACCAGGTGCTGCGGGGGATCGCCGCCGGTGCCCGCGTGCCCGCCGAGACGCCGGGTGCGCTGCTCGACGCGCTGACCACGCCGGTCACCGTCCTCATCGACGCGCTCGACGAGGCGGCCGACCCTCACGACCTCGTCCTGCGGCTGCTGCGCCCGCTGGCCGACCACGCGGCGGGCCGGCTGCGCCTGCTCGTCGGCACGCGGCCGCACCTGCTGGCGGACCTCGGACTGCGGCGGGACGGCAGCGTGGACCTCGACGCATCCCGCTACGCCGACCTCGACGCCCTGACCGCGTACTCGGCGCGCTGCCTGCGGGAGTCGGCGGCCGAGAGCCCCTACCGGGACCGGCCCCACGCGACCGCCGCCGTGGCTGCGGCGGTCGCGGCGGCCGCCACCCCGTCGTTCCTGGTCGCCCGCATCACCAGCGGCACCCTCGCGGCGGACACAGCGATCCCCGACTGGCGCGACCCGGTGTGGCGCGCGGCGCTGCCGCGGCTGCCCGGGCCAGCAATGCGCCACGACCTCGTGACCAGGCTCGGCGGCGACGCCGAGCGCGTGCGCGACCTGTTGCGGCCGCTGGCGTTCGCCGAGGGGCAGGGCCTGCCGTGGGAGGACATATGGGCACCGCTCGCCGCCCGGCTGGCCGGGACGGGGTACGGCGACGAGGACCTGCAGTGGCTGCGCCGCCACGCCGGCTCGTACGTCGTCGAGGCGGTCGAGGCGCACCGCTCCGCCTACCGCCTGTACCACCAGGCGCTTGCCGAGCACCTGCGTGAGGGCGTCGACGCCGTCGCGGCGCACGGCGCGTTCACGGAGGTGCTGCTGTCGCGGGTCCCGCTCGACCACACCGGCGAGCGGCTCTGGTCGCGAGCGCACCCGTACCTGCTGCGGCACCTCGCGACGCACGCCGCGCGGTGCGGGCGACTGGACGAACTCGTCGCCGATCCCGGCTACCTGGCCCACGCGGAACCCGACGAGTTGCTCCCCGCACTCGACCACGTCACCACGCCCGGCGCCCGCCTGGTGCGCTCGGTCTACCGCGCCTCCTCCGGCGTGCACCGGCGCCTGCCGCCGCAGCGGCGCCGCCTGGTGCTCGCCACGGACGCGGCGAGGTTCGGCGCGACCGAGCTGCACCGGGCGCTCGTGCCGCCCCTGCGGTGGTTCCCGCGCTGGGCGACCGGGCAGCAGATCAGCTCCGCCCTCCGCGCGACGCTCGTCGGCGGCGACAAGCCGGTGACGGCGAGCGCGTGCACCGTCCTCGACGGTCGCCCCGTCGCGGTCACCACGGGCCACGACTGCGTGGTCCGGCTGTGGGACCTCGACACCGGGGCCGTCCGCGCCACGCTCACCGGTCACACGGACACGGTGGACGCGGTCGCGTGCACGGTCGTGGACGGGCGTCCGCTCGTGGTGACCGCGGGCCGCGACGCTGAGCTGCGGGTGTGGAACCCGGCCACGGGCGCGGTGTGGAGCACGCCCACCGGCCACGGCCGCCACCTGAACACGGTCGCGTGCGCCGAACTCGACGGCCGTCCCGTCGCCGTGGTGGGCGGACCGGCGCTCGAGGTGTGGGACGTCCACAGCAGCACCCGCGTCGCCGCCTACGCCTGTTCCGTCGACGCGCTGGCGTGCACGGTCCTCGACGGCCGACCGGTGGCCGTCGTCGCGACCCACTCGAACGTCCTCGTGGTGGACCTGGCCACCGGCGCGCAACGCAGGATCACCGACGACTTCCTCGGCGGTCACGGGTTCCGCGCGGTGGCCTGCACCGTCCTACATGGACGTCCGGTCGCGGTGTCCGGCAGCACCGATGGCAGCGTCCGGGTGTGGGACCTCCACAGCGCAGAGGAGGCGCTTGCCCTCATCGGTCACGAGAACACGGTGACCTCGGTGGACTGCAAGGTGATCGACGGCGAGACCGTCGCGGTCACCGGCGGGATCGACGGCACCGTCCGGGTGTGGGGCCTGGTCACGGGCGAGTCGCGCGCGGTCATGGCCGGCCACGAGCACTTCGTGTCGTCGGTGACCTGCACCGTCCACAGCGGACAGCCGGTCGCGGTGAGTACCGGGCTCGACGGCACGGTGCGGGTGTGGGACCTCACCGCGTCCGTGCGCGCCCGCCTGCCCGCCGCCGGCCACACCTCGGACATCGGCGCGGTCGCGACCGCGGTCGTGGACGGCGTTGCCGTGGCGGTCACCGCCGGGCACGACGACGTCGTCCGGGTGTGGGAACTCGACACCGGGCGCCTCCGCGTCACCCTCACCGGGCACAGGAGCGCCGTCTATGCTGCCGCGTGCGCCGTCGTGGCCGGACAGCCCGTAGCGATCACCGGCGGGGACGACGAGACCGTGAGGGTCTGGGACCTGGCCAGCGGGACGCCGGCGTCTACCTTCACCGGCCACAGGGGACCAGTCAGGGGGATCGCGTGCACGACTCTGGCGGGACGGCCCGTGGCGGTCAGCGCCGGGGCGTACCACGACTCGCTGTTCGTCTGGTGGCTCGACACGGGCGAGGTGTGCCGCGAGATCCACACCAGGCACGAGATCGCGGTGAACGGCATCGCGTGCTCGGGCGTTGGCGGGCGGCCGCTCGCGGTCTCGGTCGGCTACGACGGAACCGCGTGGGTGTGGGACCTGACCACGGGCACCCGGCGCGCGGCGCTGACGGGACACGACGGCACCGTGGAAGCAGTGGCATGCGGATCGGTCGACGGCCGTCCCGTGGCGGTCACCGGCGGCCAGGACACGTACGTCCGAGTGTGGGACCTGACGACCGGTGCCGCCCTGCACGCCCTCGCGGGGCACGAGCGCCCGATTGCCGCGATCGACTGCCGCGCACTCGACGGCGTGCCCACCGCGCTCTCCGTCGACAGTGGAGGGTCGGTGCGGTTCTGGGACCTGCGGAACGGCACGCAGCGTGACGCGTTCGACGTAGCCGGCATGATCCGCGGTGCGCTGTGCGTCGGCCCGCGCGGGGAGATCGTGGTCGGCACCGGTTGGGACCTCGTGGTGTTCGACCGCGCCGAACCATCGAGCACGGTGTAG
- a CDS encoding PP2C family serine/threonine-protein phosphatase: MSYVAVSALSHPGLLRGRNEDSLVVGPWTLCATVTENPQSLVFPLGTPLVVAVADGLGGHPGGDVASALAAHRLASIGPTLSSEDAVRDALNACNRALYRAAGGTGSELATMGTTVAGVVVQPGSLLTFNVGDSRVFAASRDGLRQVSVDDSPPLEPGERTTSLVTQCLGGTPGYRPISPHVTAASLSPGDRYLICTDGLTDPVTPDEIDAVMREHDDGRAAFELWKAAIAAGGPDNITLAVVRVGDE; encoded by the coding sequence ATGTCGTACGTCGCCGTGAGTGCGCTGAGCCATCCCGGGCTGCTCCGCGGGCGGAACGAGGACAGCCTCGTCGTCGGACCGTGGACACTGTGCGCCACCGTGACCGAGAACCCGCAGAGCCTGGTCTTCCCGCTGGGGACGCCCCTCGTCGTCGCCGTCGCCGACGGGCTCGGCGGACATCCCGGCGGCGACGTGGCCAGCGCCCTGGCTGCCCACCGGCTCGCGTCGATCGGTCCCACTCTGAGCAGCGAGGACGCCGTCCGCGACGCCTTGAACGCTTGCAACCGCGCCCTGTACCGGGCTGCCGGCGGCACCGGAAGTGAGCTGGCCACCATGGGGACGACCGTCGCCGGCGTCGTCGTACAGCCCGGCTCGCTGCTGACGTTCAACGTGGGGGACAGCCGGGTGTTCGCGGCCTCTCGCGACGGGCTGCGCCAGGTGAGCGTCGACGACAGCCCGCCGCTCGAACCCGGGGAGCGCACCACGTCCCTCGTCACCCAGTGCCTGGGCGGTACGCCCGGCTACCGCCCCATCAGTCCTCACGTGACGGCCGCGTCGCTGTCGCCCGGCGACCGCTACCTCATCTGCACAGACGGTCTGACCGACCCGGTGACGCCGGACGAGATCGATGCGGTGATGCGGGAGCACGACGACGGCCGGGCGGCCTTCGAACTGTGGAAGGCCGCCATCGCGGCGGGCGGACCCGACAACATCACGCTGGCGGTCGTACGCGTCGGCGACGAGTAG
- a CDS encoding 2-phosphosulfolactate phosphatase → MGDWTVQSGTGIRFEWGPAGAGRLAGEAACLIVVDVLSFTTAVSIAAERGIRVLPFRLPDGPATTAERAASEKAAAVYARQSGARLAVARHAVTPDSPWSLSPAHMGRAPFVARLVLPSPHGAAIAAAAPPHVRVVAACLRNITAVGSWLAGRGYGSPAHPVAVIAAGERWPDGSLRPALEDLLGAGGLISDLHAQGAGPLSAEAAAARAAYEGTADLTRAVAAGVSGRELAARGFVQDVAIATEGDICAAVPVRDGDGAFSPG, encoded by the coding sequence ATGGGTGACTGGACGGTTCAGTCCGGCACCGGGATCCGCTTCGAGTGGGGACCCGCCGGCGCGGGGCGCCTCGCCGGAGAGGCTGCCTGTCTGATCGTCGTTGACGTGCTGTCCTTCACCACGGCGGTGAGCATCGCCGCCGAGAGGGGCATCCGGGTTCTCCCGTTCAGGCTGCCGGACGGCCCCGCCACCACGGCCGAGCGGGCCGCATCAGAGAAGGCCGCCGCCGTCTACGCGCGGCAATCCGGAGCACGGCTGGCCGTCGCCCGCCACGCCGTGACGCCCGACAGTCCCTGGTCCCTCTCACCGGCCCACATGGGCCGCGCCCCGTTCGTCGCGCGCCTGGTGCTGCCGTCCCCGCACGGCGCGGCCATCGCCGCGGCCGCACCGCCTCACGTGCGAGTGGTCGCCGCCTGTCTGCGCAACATCACCGCGGTCGGCAGCTGGCTCGCGGGCCGCGGCTACGGCTCGCCCGCGCATCCGGTCGCCGTGATCGCAGCGGGCGAGCGATGGCCGGACGGCAGCCTGCGCCCCGCGTTGGAGGACCTGCTGGGCGCCGGCGGCCTCATCTCCGACCTGCACGCCCAGGGCGCGGGACCGCTGTCCGCCGAGGCAGCCGCCGCGAGAGCGGCCTACGAGGGCACCGCCGATCTCACCCGCGCGGTCGCCGCCGGTGTCTCCGGGCGGGAGCTGGCAGCAAGAGGCTTCGTCCAGGACGTGGCCATCGCCACGGAAGGGGACATCTGCGCTGCCGTGCCCGTACGGGATGGGGACGGAGCCTTCTCCCCCGGCTGA
- a CDS encoding Ku protein: MKATWSGMIRFESVALSIRLYAATEEHPVRLHEIHATDGSRVEHRRFCKAENREIPYEQVGRGFALGDGRMVPLTDEDLAHLPLPTKRTVDVLGFVPFEDIDPISYGRPYYVGPGPGADRPYSLLVEALARTGYVAVSKVALRGRERLALLRPRHGMLILQTLLWQDELRDPGDLAPSTPVTDRELELAEVLIRELTGIDVGAVHDEYAHALEQLVDVKITGGELAGPAEAAPALDLMAALEESVRAAKRAHRRPSARPRP, translated from the coding sequence ATGAAGGCCACGTGGTCCGGGATGATCCGGTTCGAGTCGGTCGCGCTGTCGATCAGGCTGTACGCCGCCACGGAGGAGCATCCCGTGCGCCTTCACGAGATCCACGCCACGGACGGCAGCCGCGTCGAGCACCGCCGCTTTTGCAAGGCCGAGAACCGGGAAATTCCGTACGAACAAGTCGGTAGGGGCTTCGCCCTGGGGGACGGGCGCATGGTGCCGCTCACGGACGAGGACCTGGCTCATCTGCCTCTGCCCACAAAGCGGACCGTCGACGTGCTTGGTTTCGTGCCCTTCGAGGACATCGACCCGATCAGTTACGGGCGGCCGTACTACGTGGGTCCCGGACCGGGCGCCGACCGCCCCTACTCCCTGCTCGTCGAGGCGCTCGCGCGCACCGGCTACGTCGCCGTCTCCAAGGTAGCCCTCCGCGGCCGGGAGCGGCTGGCGCTGCTCCGCCCTCGCCACGGCATGCTCATCCTTCAGACTCTCCTGTGGCAGGACGAGCTGCGCGACCCCGGAGACCTCGCGCCCTCGACGCCGGTCACCGACCGGGAGCTGGAGCTGGCCGAGGTGCTGATCCGGGAACTCACCGGCATCGACGTCGGCGCGGTGCACGACGAGTACGCCCACGCCCTTGAACAGCTCGTGGACGTGAAGATCACCGGCGGTGAGCTCGCCGGGCCGGCGGAGGCCGCCCCGGCGCTGGACTTGATGGCGGCACTGGAGGAGAGCGTCCGGGCCGCCAAGCGGGCGCACCGACGCCCGTCGGCCCGGCCTCGGCCATAG